Part of the Limihaloglobus sulfuriphilus genome is shown below.
ACGGGTCATACTTGAATCGGCTAACGAAAAATACCCCGACAGGGAAATCTCCGGCGATTCAGAATTCGAGGTCTGGGGCGTAGTTACAAACGTAATACACCGGCTATGAACAGGATTTTCGCACTTATAGACTGTAATAATTTTTATGTTTCCTGTGAACGGGTGTTTGACCCTTCACTACGCAGCAGACCGGTTGTGGTGCTTTCCAACAACGACGGCTGTATTATTTCCCGCTCCAACGAGGCAAAAGCACTGGGCATCAAGATGGGGACGCCCGTATTTGAGGTTGAATCATTTCTGAAAAAGAATTCCGTTGCCGTATGTTCTTCTAATTACGCCCTTTACGCTGATATGTCATCCCGGGTTATGCAGACCCTCGAGCAGTTCAGCCCAAAGATGGAGGTATATTCCATTGATGAGGCGTTTCTGGAATTCTCCGGCATTGGCGGCAGCCTCAAATCCATCGGCAGCGATATCCGGCGCAGAGTGTATAAGTGCAGCGGCATACCGGTCTCCGTCGGCTTCGGCTCGACAAAGACCCTCGCCAAGCTGGCCAACGGCATCGCGAAAAAATCAGTACGTGCCGGCGGCGTACTTGACCTGTGCGGACCGGCAAGACATCTTCAAATTGCCTTGCAGCGAACCGCGGCAGGCGATGTCTGGGGCATTGGCTATCGCAGCGCCAGAAAACTCCGCGGCATGGGCATCGATACCGCCGCGGCTCTTGCACGGGCAGACGA
Proteins encoded:
- a CDS encoding Y-family DNA polymerase; this encodes MNRIFALIDCNNFYVSCERVFDPSLRSRPVVVLSNNDGCIISRSNEAKALGIKMGTPVFEVESFLKKNSVAVCSSNYALYADMSSRVMQTLEQFSPKMEVYSIDEAFLEFSGIGGSLKSIGSDIRRRVYKCSGIPVSVGFGSTKTLAKLANGIAKKSVRAGGVLDLCGPARHLQIALQRTAAGDVWGIGYRSARKLRGMGIDTAAALARADERLIQPRFGITGLRTVYELRGHCCFELEENPPAKKSVTVSRSFSRAVTSKREISEAVTAFIARAAEKLRGEKLAANFMNIYAASGSYSNGKRAARVYKTFPLEFETATNDTHEILRLAGDFAQSLYSAGIHYKKAGVIFHNLVPQDRIQRNLFDSRDRTRFRRLMQTLDKINDSGKSRVFFAGEGIEKPWQTKFRRRSPRYTTSWNELPLAH